The following are encoded in a window of Deltaproteobacteria bacterium genomic DNA:
- a CDS encoding GNAT family N-acetyltransferase, translated as MALPLAYAKMFPVHRFTSVGTDKLYPFAILGGEALSVQWVFIYIERIDTFEDFQYLRTAWDALYHADPEAQFFLSWKWLTGPLESYPEEWMVLVARSAEGTALGLLPLRLKTLWSKSRQKLRNELHFAGRLFWADYGGILCHPDHEELVLGTCAAYLKQMHWSHIFLKGFRTSARRFELFMKPFMDERLLVESLTSVINDGETDNLLCPYIDLPDTFAAYLAQLSSNTRQKISRFLRKLESSSEYRITTTDVTTHSRDVQILTMLWSNMWGEQKGADTQRLAAKYGKIIQRGLEDELAHLLVLWHREKPIGVLASFVDWEYSRLLFFVSGRDENFRDLPVGLVLRAWNIRWTIEHGLRTYDFLRGNEPYKYSLGAADVRVQYPAIRTKSGTNLNDKLDPGCITEALSLADDFVRRGRQQRAITACQQILATIPEHQAAMRLLRSLEFLPQSPAAKQPRLPFARE; from the coding sequence TTGGCGCTCCCGCTTGCTTATGCGAAGATGTTCCCCGTCCATCGCTTCACCTCCGTAGGCACTGACAAACTTTATCCATTTGCCATCCTAGGAGGTGAAGCACTTTCCGTCCAATGGGTTTTTATTTACATCGAACGTATCGACACATTCGAGGATTTCCAGTACCTGAGAACAGCGTGGGATGCGCTCTACCACGCTGACCCAGAGGCACAGTTCTTTCTTTCCTGGAAATGGTTGACCGGGCCGCTGGAAAGCTATCCAGAGGAATGGATGGTGCTGGTTGCTCGCAGTGCGGAAGGGACGGCTCTTGGACTCCTACCGTTACGGCTGAAGACCCTCTGGAGCAAGAGCCGCCAGAAACTCCGTAACGAACTCCATTTTGCCGGACGGCTGTTCTGGGCAGACTACGGCGGTATCCTCTGCCATCCTGATCATGAAGAACTGGTTCTCGGTACCTGTGCTGCATATCTGAAGCAGATGCATTGGTCCCACATCTTCCTGAAGGGGTTTCGGACCTCTGCGCGACGCTTTGAGCTGTTCATGAAGCCGTTTATGGACGAGCGATTGCTTGTCGAATCTTTGACGAGTGTCATCAACGACGGCGAAACCGATAATCTCCTATGCCCGTATATCGACCTTCCCGATACGTTCGCGGCCTATCTGGCGCAGCTCAGTAGCAATACACGGCAGAAAATCAGCCGCTTTCTGCGCAAGCTCGAATCGTCGTCTGAATACCGAATCACAACGACAGACGTGACAACGCACTCACGAGATGTGCAGATTCTCACCATGCTATGGAGCAACATGTGGGGTGAGCAGAAAGGGGCCGATACTCAGCGCCTAGCGGCGAAGTATGGGAAGATTATCCAGCGGGGCTTGGAGGATGAACTGGCCCATCTGCTTGTCCTTTGGCATAGGGAAAAGCCGATCGGTGTACTGGCGAGCTTTGTTGACTGGGAGTATTCCCGCTTGTTGTTTTTTGTCAGCGGCCGAGACGAGAACTTTCGTGACTTACCCGTGGGGTTGGTCCTACGCGCCTGGAACATTCGCTGGACTATTGAGCACGGCCTGCGAACGTACGATTTTCTGCGCGGCAATGAGCCCTACAAGTATTCACTAGGTGCTGCAGATGTACGGGTGCAGTATCCAGCAATCCGCACGAAGTCAGGGACAAACTTAAATGACAAATTAGATCCTGGCTGTATCACTGAAGCCTTGTCTTTGGCTGATGATTTTGTCAGACGAGGCCGCCAGCAGAGAGCAATCACAGCTTGTCAGCAAATCTTAGCAACTATTCCAGAGCACCAGGCAGCGATGCGACTGCTGAGGAGCCTCGAGTTCCTTCCTCAGTCTCCTGCAGCCAAACAGCCCAGACTCCCGTTTGCGCGAGAGTGA